One Eubacteriales bacterium mix99 genomic window carries:
- the rimO gene encoding 30S ribosomal protein S12 methylthiotransferase RimO — MWNKVGVVSLGCAKNQVDAEIMLGLLRENGYKIVNESSQADILIVNTCGFIGPAKEESINAILEQGQYKKTGSCRALIVSGCLGERYSRELMKEIPEIDAVVGTGNYTRIIEVLEDVRKGKHQAYLGHLNDFTDEGLPRIISTTGPVAYLKIAEGCDNCCSYCIIPRLRGRFRSRKPSSIVKEAKSMVEKGIREFIIVAQDVTRYGEDSKGKYNLVTLLQELSPIPDLKRIRLMYCYPDRITGELMDEIAGENKVCNYLDIPIQHVNSKILSGMNRDTTEQQIRMLLKSLRERMPGIVIRTSLMVGFPGEGESEFQDLLNFVREGHFNHVGVFAYSREEGTRAADFPNQVKESVKEERRIRLMSAQRQVSRKWMTARLGQICEVLVEGREKEGLYYGRSCGEAPEVDGLIYIRSQSPLPIGSFVNVVIKKAYDYDLMGEVYESRK, encoded by the coding sequence TTGTGGAATAAAGTTGGAGTGGTATCCCTGGGATGTGCCAAAAATCAGGTGGACGCGGAAATTATGCTGGGACTGCTCCGGGAAAACGGTTACAAAATTGTAAATGAATCTTCCCAGGCAGATATCCTGATTGTCAATACCTGCGGATTTATCGGGCCCGCCAAGGAGGAGTCCATCAATGCAATACTGGAACAGGGGCAATACAAGAAGACAGGGAGTTGCAGGGCCCTGATTGTTTCCGGATGTCTGGGAGAACGCTACAGCAGGGAACTGATGAAGGAAATCCCCGAAATTGATGCGGTGGTTGGGACAGGAAACTACACCAGAATCATCGAAGTGCTGGAGGATGTACGGAAGGGAAAACATCAGGCCTACCTGGGGCATTTAAATGATTTCACGGATGAAGGCCTGCCCCGGATCATCAGCACCACCGGTCCGGTTGCCTATCTGAAAATTGCTGAAGGCTGTGACAACTGCTGCTCCTATTGTATTATTCCCAGACTTCGGGGCAGATTCCGAAGCAGGAAACCGTCCTCCATCGTAAAAGAAGCAAAGAGTATGGTGGAAAAGGGAATACGGGAATTTATCATTGTCGCTCAGGATGTTACCAGATACGGGGAGGATTCCAAAGGGAAGTATAACCTGGTCACGCTTTTGCAGGAGCTGAGCCCAATACCGGATTTGAAGCGGATCCGCCTGATGTATTGTTACCCGGATCGGATTACCGGGGAGCTGATGGACGAAATTGCAGGGGAGAATAAGGTCTGTAATTATCTGGACATTCCGATTCAGCATGTCAATTCGAAAATTTTGTCCGGAATGAATCGGGATACAACAGAACAACAGATCCGGATGCTGTTGAAATCCCTTCGGGAACGAATGCCTGGGATTGTCATCCGGACATCCCTCATGGTTGGTTTTCCCGGGGAAGGAGAATCCGAATTTCAGGATCTTCTGAACTTTGTGAGGGAAGGACATTTCAATCATGTGGGGGTCTTTGCGTATTCCCGGGAGGAAGGCACCCGGGCAGCGGATTTTCCCAATCAAGTGAAAGAATCGGTCAAGGAAGAGCGAAGAATCCGGCTGATGTCTGCACAAAGGCAGGTATCCAGGAAATGGATGACAGCCCGGCTAGGTCAGATCTGTGAGGTCCTGGTGGAAGGCAGGGAAAAGGAAGGCCTGTATTACGGCAGATCCTGCGGAGAGGCTCCGGAAGTGGATGGATTGATTTATATCAGAAGCCAATCCCCACTTCCGATTGGCAGCTTTGTAAATGTCGTGATAAAAAAGGCCTATGATTATGATTTAATGGGGGAAGTTTATGAATCTCGCAAATAA
- a CDS encoding DNA translocase FtsK 4TM domain-containing protein: MKKKKRTKSITQKKRRTHEIAGVLVASLGLFFGLAVYFREYSGAAGRVLSGVLRGLFGLTAYLLPVLTVMLGIWIILSKHRKSSSRKWILSVVTVYFLLCLFHLFYFPNFITDSGLKSFVLSSYHEGKGQETRGTGAVCAPFSYLIYSLFGLPGAFIFIITVMMINLLLLTNLSLKQVACHVYGFLHLGDAGKGIAKFGKMLSAAARKQKVVFEERKLLTEPDQSAGKTDGPESVPHPEEPEVGGQNEDSQTPEIRIIDFLKEKDQEERGRPDKGESSQKPEGRKEEPAPEIKTQQESLPYMTPPVSLLQAPVQKKRSALVEKTVVGNARLLEETLKSFGVSARVNQVSRGPVITRYELQPAPGVKVSRIVSLSDDIALNLAAPGVRIEAPIPGKAAIGIEVPNKDVAPVLLREVLESDSFFNHPSRLAFALGKDIAGKNVIADIAKMPHMLIAGATGSGKSVCINSLIVSILYKATPDEVRLIMIDPKVVELNTYNGIPHLMIPVVTDPKKAAGALNWTVQEMVSRYRKFADKGVRDIETYNSRLPVEETRLPQIVVIIDELSDLMMVAPGDVEDAICRLAQMARAAGIHLVIATQRPSVDVITGVIKANIPSRIAFAVSSQTDSRTILDMGGAEKLLGRGDMLFYPSGMSKPIRVQGAYVTEKEVESVVNCIKNQNAGPDYNMEVMEETAAEEDNKHDDYEDELLPDAIEVVIDAGQASISMIQRRLRVGYARAARLIDEMEKRGLISGFDGSKPRNVLISKEEFEEQYKEG; this comes from the coding sequence GTGAAGAAAAAGAAAAGGACTAAGTCCATCACTCAAAAAAAAAGAAGAACACATGAAATTGCAGGGGTTCTTGTTGCATCATTGGGCCTTTTCTTTGGACTGGCTGTATATTTCAGGGAATATTCCGGAGCGGCGGGGCGTGTGCTGTCCGGTGTCCTGAGAGGCTTATTCGGACTGACGGCTTATTTGCTGCCGGTCCTGACGGTAATGCTGGGGATTTGGATCATTCTTTCAAAGCACAGGAAAAGCAGCAGCAGAAAATGGATTCTGTCTGTGGTTACTGTCTATTTTCTGCTCTGCCTTTTTCATTTGTTTTATTTTCCCAACTTTATAACGGACAGCGGGTTGAAATCTTTTGTCCTGTCCTCGTACCATGAGGGGAAAGGACAGGAAACAAGGGGAACCGGTGCAGTCTGCGCACCGTTCAGCTATCTGATTTACTCCCTGTTTGGTTTGCCGGGCGCCTTCATTTTTATCATCACGGTAATGATGATCAACCTTCTGCTGTTGACCAACCTCTCTTTAAAGCAGGTTGCCTGCCATGTCTACGGGTTTCTTCATCTTGGTGACGCGGGAAAAGGCATCGCAAAGTTCGGTAAAATGCTGTCGGCGGCTGCCAGGAAGCAAAAAGTTGTTTTTGAAGAAAGAAAGCTGCTGACAGAGCCGGACCAATCAGCCGGCAAAACTGATGGCCCCGAATCAGTTCCACATCCGGAGGAGCCCGAAGTCGGCGGACAGAATGAGGATTCACAGACACCGGAAATCAGAATCATTGATTTTCTGAAAGAAAAGGATCAGGAGGAAAGGGGCAGACCGGATAAAGGGGAAAGTTCTCAAAAACCGGAAGGCAGGAAGGAAGAACCTGCTCCTGAGATCAAAACGCAGCAGGAATCCCTCCCCTATATGACTCCCCCGGTCTCTCTGCTGCAGGCACCGGTGCAGAAAAAGAGAAGTGCATTGGTGGAAAAAACCGTTGTGGGAAATGCCAGACTGCTGGAAGAAACCTTGAAAAGCTTCGGAGTCTCTGCCAGGGTGAACCAGGTCAGTCGCGGGCCGGTTATCACCCGATACGAGCTTCAACCGGCTCCTGGCGTGAAAGTCAGCCGTATTGTCAGCTTATCGGATGACATTGCGTTGAATCTGGCAGCACCCGGTGTTCGGATCGAAGCGCCTATCCCGGGAAAAGCCGCGATCGGGATTGAAGTGCCCAACAAGGATGTTGCTCCGGTGCTGCTTCGTGAGGTATTGGAATCGGACAGCTTTTTCAACCATCCCTCCAGGCTGGCTTTTGCGCTTGGCAAGGATATTGCAGGGAAAAATGTCATAGCGGATATTGCCAAAATGCCGCATATGCTGATTGCCGGAGCGACGGGATCGGGGAAAAGTGTCTGCATCAATTCCCTGATCGTCAGCATTCTGTACAAGGCAACTCCGGATGAAGTCCGGCTGATTATGATTGATCCCAAAGTGGTGGAATTGAATACATACAATGGCATTCCCCATCTGATGATCCCTGTTGTAACAGATCCCAAGAAAGCAGCCGGAGCTCTGAACTGGACAGTGCAGGAGATGGTTTCCCGATACAGGAAGTTCGCCGATAAGGGAGTCCGGGATATTGAAACCTACAACAGCCGGTTGCCTGTCGAGGAAACCAGGCTTCCCCAGATTGTGGTCATTATTGATGAATTGTCGGATTTGATGATGGTTGCACCAGGCGATGTGGAAGATGCCATATGCAGGCTGGCTCAAATGGCCCGGGCGGCAGGGATCCACCTTGTCATAGCAACACAGAGGCCTTCGGTAGATGTCATTACCGGTGTCATCAAGGCCAATATTCCTTCCCGGATTGCCTTTGCCGTTTCCTCACAGACCGATTCCCGGACGATTCTGGATATGGGTGGCGCGGAAAAGCTGCTTGGCAGAGGGGATATGCTGTTTTATCCGTCCGGTATGAGCAAACCCATCCGGGTGCAGGGTGCCTATGTCACGGAAAAAGAAGTGGAGTCCGTGGTGAACTGTATCAAGAATCAGAATGCAGGCCCGGATTACAACATGGAAGTAATGGAAGAAACCGCAGCAGAGGAGGACAATAAGCATGATGATTATGAAGACGAACTGCTGCCGGATGCCATTGAAGTGGTCATAGATGCGGGACAAGCCTCCATTTCCATGATCCAGCGCAGGCTGCGAGTAGGATATGCCCGTGCAGCCCGTCTGATCGACGAAATGGAAAAACGCGGATTGATCAGCGGCTTCGATGGCAGCAAGCCGAGAAACGTTCTGATCAGCAAAGAAGAGTTTGAAGAGCAGTATAAAGAAGGATAA
- a CDS encoding YlzJ-like family protein has protein sequence MILHTIVDPNLIWQQKEKIQTTTEIKYHGIRMEVIPMDEKTVQINRILSTNLKDYLDPGLQPGSKLEYTLNPREES, from the coding sequence ATGATTCTTCATACCATAGTGGATCCGAATCTTATCTGGCAGCAGAAGGAGAAAATACAAACGACCACGGAAATCAAATATCATGGAATTCGGATGGAAGTGATTCCGATGGATGAAAAAACCGTTCAAATCAACCGGATTCTCAGCACCAACCTGAAAGACTATCTGGATCCGGGTCTGCAGCCTGGATCAAAACTGGAATACACCCTCAATCCCCGGGAAGAATCGTAA
- the dapG gene encoding aspartate kinase, giving the protein MRIVIQKFGGTSVAESKNREMAVRKIINARKSGFQSVVVVSAMGRRGDPYATDTLIDFIRNSYRDVHPREMDLLMSVGEILSCVVMANTLQGKGYDAVAVTGRQAGILTDENHGNADILEVRPDFIVHLLEHGKIPVVAGFQGSTKAGQITTFGRGGSDTTAAILGEALKAESIEIYTDVDGIMTADPRIVSDASTLRTISYSEILQIADQGAKVIHPKAVEIAMRSGIPIIIKNTMTNSPGTVVSSRPGRKKHQKSGQLITSIAQMTGRTQFTIETEGMEDQNNTLVCLAGNGISIDIINIFPDQMVFTIEGHATKKALEILEKQKKHYRFIENCSKISVVGDRMRGIPGVMSRIIRALTARQIEVLQTSDSHSTISCLVRGEDTVPAVLALHEEFNLSTQ; this is encoded by the coding sequence ATGAGAATTGTGATACAGAAATTTGGAGGGACATCGGTTGCGGAGTCGAAAAACCGGGAAATGGCAGTCCGGAAAATCATCAATGCCCGGAAAAGCGGATTTCAGTCCGTAGTAGTTGTTTCTGCCATGGGCAGAAGGGGCGATCCCTATGCAACCGATACCCTGATTGATTTTATAAGGAATAGTTATCGGGATGTTCATCCCAGGGAAATGGATCTTCTGATGTCCGTGGGAGAGATCCTGTCCTGTGTTGTCATGGCCAATACCCTGCAGGGCAAGGGATATGATGCGGTTGCGGTTACCGGCAGGCAGGCAGGTATCCTGACGGATGAAAACCATGGAAATGCCGATATTCTGGAAGTCCGGCCGGATTTTATTGTTCACCTGCTGGAACATGGGAAAATACCGGTGGTCGCCGGCTTCCAGGGATCCACCAAAGCCGGGCAGATTACCACCTTTGGCAGAGGCGGAAGCGATACAACGGCAGCCATACTGGGAGAAGCCCTGAAAGCGGAATCCATTGAAATCTATACCGATGTGGATGGCATTATGACGGCGGATCCGCGAATTGTATCCGATGCATCCACACTGAGAACCATCAGTTATTCTGAGATTCTTCAGATTGCAGATCAGGGAGCAAAGGTCATACATCCCAAAGCAGTGGAGATTGCCATGAGGAGTGGAATACCGATTATTATCAAAAACACCATGACCAATTCCCCCGGAACGGTGGTCTCTTCCCGGCCGGGACGAAAGAAGCATCAAAAATCCGGTCAGTTGATCACAAGTATCGCACAGATGACGGGAAGAACGCAGTTTACCATAGAAACGGAAGGGATGGAGGATCAGAATAATACTCTGGTATGTTTGGCGGGCAATGGGATCAGCATTGATATCATCAATATTTTTCCGGATCAAATGGTCTTTACCATAGAAGGCCATGCCACGAAAAAGGCATTGGAGATACTGGAGAAACAAAAAAAGCATTATCGCTTCATCGAAAACTGCAGCAAGATTTCCGTTGTTGGAGATCGGATGCGCGGGATTCCCGGAGTCATGTCCAGGATCATCCGGGCATTGACTGCAAGACAGATCGAGGTACTTCAGACTTCCGACTCCCATTCGACCATTTCCTGCCTGGTAAGAGGAGAGGATACGGTGCCGGCTGTCCTTGCCCTTCATGAAGAATTCAATCTTTCCACACAATGA
- a CDS encoding dipicolinate synthase subunit B: MLLKGKKIGFCVTGSFCTLDAVLPQIKLLKEEGAELFPVFSTAITTTDTRFTTARAFREKVVDITGREPVDTIVEAEPFGPVRKMDLMIIAPCTGNTLAKLVNGITDTPVLMASKAHLRNQRPLLIAVATNDGLGNNARNIGMALNLKNVFLVPIFQDNPSKKPNSLVSDMTQILEASGRAMEKSQIQPVLIEKKGNP, encoded by the coding sequence TTGTTGTTGAAAGGAAAAAAGATTGGATTTTGTGTAACCGGGTCCTTTTGTACGCTGGATGCAGTGCTTCCCCAGATAAAGTTGCTGAAAGAAGAAGGAGCCGAGCTTTTCCCCGTATTTTCCACTGCCATAACCACAACCGATACCCGGTTTACCACAGCCCGTGCCTTTCGGGAAAAGGTCGTGGATATCACCGGGCGGGAGCCGGTGGATACTATAGTTGAAGCAGAGCCTTTCGGACCCGTTCGAAAAATGGATCTGATGATCATCGCGCCCTGCACCGGAAACACGCTGGCAAAACTGGTAAACGGGATAACAGATACGCCTGTATTGATGGCATCCAAGGCGCATCTGAGGAATCAGAGGCCATTGCTGATTGCAGTAGCCACCAACGATGGCCTTGGCAACAATGCAAGGAATATCGGCATGGCTTTGAATCTGAAAAATGTCTTTCTGGTTCCCATATTTCAGGATAATCCGTCAAAAAAGCCGAATTCCCTGGTGTCGGATATGACTCAGATATTGGAAGCGTCCGGGAGGGCAATGGAAAAATCACAGATTCAGCCTGTCTTAATTGAGAAAAAAGGAAATCCATAA
- a CDS encoding dipicolinate synthase subunit DpsA: MKQELRFTFLGGDNRQKQAISILAQNGFPIYAFGWNDIAHEKNVCIFEALDPELLNCNVLMLPVPYGNSGTIHIPDPYPDVELTSLFPNLRPGTVIIFGKEDRAFSEILDAYPFSCYDILKEEAFSVRNAILTAEGAVQRAMEQTDMALYQANVLILGYGRIGKALSRMLPGIGSHVTVEARNSGDIVWIEESGCQAVPLDKLDGVLGTQDIIFNTVPAVLLDRSRLSKIKPECRILDLASHPGGVDFKAASDLGIHATQNPGLPGLVAPKSAAWVICQSTMDILERHFQDDGTGGGSNCC; this comes from the coding sequence ATGAAGCAGGAATTAAGATTTACCTTTCTTGGAGGAGACAATCGTCAGAAACAGGCTATTTCCATACTGGCACAGAATGGCTTTCCTATCTATGCCTTTGGCTGGAACGATATTGCGCATGAAAAAAACGTTTGCATTTTTGAAGCATTGGATCCGGAATTGCTGAACTGCAATGTGCTTATGCTTCCTGTCCCATATGGAAACTCGGGGACAATCCATATTCCGGATCCTTATCCGGATGTAGAGCTTACATCCCTGTTTCCAAATCTGAGGCCGGGCACAGTGATTATTTTTGGAAAAGAAGACAGGGCATTTTCTGAGATTTTGGATGCTTATCCATTTTCCTGTTATGATATTCTGAAGGAAGAAGCCTTTTCCGTTCGAAATGCCATTCTGACCGCAGAAGGTGCCGTTCAGAGGGCCATGGAACAAACCGATATGGCCCTCTACCAGGCAAATGTGCTGATTCTGGGATATGGACGGATTGGAAAGGCCCTTTCCCGCATGTTGCCGGGAATTGGATCCCATGTTACGGTGGAGGCACGCAACAGCGGGGATATTGTCTGGATCGAGGAAAGCGGATGTCAGGCGGTGCCTCTTGATAAACTGGATGGTGTATTGGGAACTCAGGATATTATTTTCAACACGGTACCGGCTGTATTGCTGGATCGTTCCAGGCTTTCCAAAATCAAACCGGAGTGCAGGATTCTTGATCTGGCATCCCATCCCGGAGGAGTGGATTTTAAAGCGGCATCAGATCTGGGAATCCATGCCACGCAGAATCCCGGTCTGCCGGGACTTGTCGCACCCAAAAGTGCTGCATGGGTGATCTGTCAGAGTACCATGGATATTTTGGAACGCCACTTTCAGGACGATGGAACGGGAGGAGGATCAAATTGTTGTTGA
- a CDS encoding polysaccharide deacetylase family protein encodes MKVLFLSFRRRKIILFVLIVLVILLLVWLFLRSEGAGTVLNPTENAAIYQGKESKQNIALECNVVWGTEYIEPMLDVLKEKDIHITFFIGGEWAKGNPDLMNRIAREGHEIGNHGYSHQHHNNLNLDGNRKEILDTEKVIEAETGIKTTLFAPPYGEFNDTTLQAADSLGYRTIMWSIDTIDWKRDGKEKILQRVMKNPHNGALILMHPTADTVTVLPVIIGKLQELGYHIGTVSDAIQG; translated from the coding sequence ATGAAGGTGCTTTTTCTTTCCTTTCGCAGGAGAAAAATCATTCTTTTTGTCCTTATTGTTTTGGTAATTCTTTTGCTTGTATGGCTGTTTCTCCGTTCGGAAGGCGCCGGGACTGTACTGAATCCGACGGAGAATGCGGCGATCTACCAGGGAAAGGAAAGCAAGCAGAATATTGCATTGGAATGCAATGTGGTCTGGGGCACGGAATATATTGAGCCGATGCTTGATGTCCTGAAGGAAAAGGACATCCACATTACCTTCTTTATCGGAGGGGAATGGGCCAAAGGCAACCCGGACCTGATGAATCGGATTGCAAGGGAAGGACACGAGATTGGAAATCATGGTTATAGTCACCAGCATCACAATAATCTGAACCTGGATGGGAACCGGAAAGAAATTCTGGATACGGAAAAGGTGATTGAAGCGGAAACAGGCATCAAAACCACGCTGTTTGCCCCTCCTTATGGAGAATTCAACGATACGACCCTGCAGGCTGCGGATTCCCTTGGCTATCGGACCATAATGTGGAGTATTGATACCATTGACTGGAAAAGGGACGGAAAAGAAAAGATCCTGCAACGGGTAATGAAAAATCCCCATAACGGCGCTTTGATTCTGATGCATCCCACCGCGGATACCGTCACGGTGCTTCCCGTCATCATCGGGAAGCTTCAGGAACTGGGTTATCATATCGGAACGGTTTCCGATGCCATTCAGGGATGA
- a CDS encoding polyribonucleotide nucleotidyltransferase: protein MAEQANGACMVRYGDTVVLVTVTASDTPRDDIDFFPLSVNFEEKMYAVGRIPGGFIKREGRPTEKAILTSRLIDRPIRPLFPKGFRNDVVVVATALSIDPEYPPEIFAMIGSSVALSISDIPFAGPTGSVSVGMVDGEYVINPNNDQRKKSRLDLTVSGTGDAIMMVEAGASEVTESEMLEAILFGHKYIRELVAFQEDIVREVGLPKMDYISFLPTADLNQEVRDYATKKVTTAISEMDKQTRDEKMNAVTEDVRNHFADVYPECSGQIADVIHDISKEVVRRRILKDGIRPDGRAMNEVRPLSSEVGLLPRTHGSGLFKRGLTQVLTVCTLGALGDEQILDGLWEEESKRYIHHYNFPPYSVGEARSPRAPGRREIGHGHLAERALEPMIPSEDEFPYTIRLVSEVLSSNGSTSQASVCGSTLALMDAGVPIKAPVAGVAMGLIQDEETGKVVILTDIQGLEDFMGDMDFKVAGTAKGITAIQMDIKVKGISREILEQALAQAKEGRLFILNSMLQVLPEPRKSLSPYAPKIIQTTIPIDKIRDVIGAGGKVINKIIAETGVKIDIEEDGHVYISSPDSVAAEKALKIVENITKDVEVGEVYTGKVKRIMNFGAFVEILPGKEGLVHISKLAHNRVDKVEDVVGVGDELTVKVIEIDSQGRINLSHKDTIPAPPGSDRSRKESSGKRLGDHHRNENR, encoded by the coding sequence ATGGCCGAGCAGGCCAACGGAGCATGTATGGTACGATACGGTGATACCGTGGTTCTGGTCACAGTCACGGCATCGGACACCCCCCGGGATGATATCGATTTTTTCCCGCTCAGTGTGAATTTTGAAGAAAAGATGTATGCAGTAGGCAGAATTCCAGGCGGGTTTATCAAAAGGGAAGGCAGGCCAACCGAAAAAGCCATTTTGACTTCCAGGCTGATTGACCGACCGATCCGGCCCTTGTTTCCTAAGGGATTCCGGAATGATGTGGTGGTTGTTGCGACGGCACTGTCCATTGATCCGGAATATCCGCCGGAGATTTTTGCAATGATCGGTTCCTCTGTTGCCCTGAGTATATCCGACATTCCATTTGCCGGACCAACGGGGTCCGTTTCCGTAGGGATGGTGGATGGAGAATATGTTATCAATCCAAACAATGACCAAAGAAAGAAAAGCAGGCTGGATCTTACCGTTTCCGGTACCGGTGACGCCATTATGATGGTGGAAGCCGGAGCCAGCGAGGTAACGGAGTCCGAAATGCTGGAAGCCATCCTCTTTGGTCATAAGTACATCCGGGAGCTGGTCGCCTTTCAGGAGGATATCGTCCGGGAAGTGGGATTGCCCAAAATGGATTACATTTCATTTCTTCCTACAGCAGACCTGAATCAGGAGGTACGGGATTACGCCACGAAGAAAGTTACCACTGCCATCAGTGAAATGGACAAGCAGACGCGTGATGAAAAGATGAATGCAGTAACGGAGGATGTCCGGAATCATTTCGCAGATGTTTATCCGGAATGCAGCGGGCAAATCGCCGATGTGATCCACGATATCTCCAAGGAAGTCGTAAGAAGACGCATTTTGAAGGATGGCATCCGTCCGGACGGACGGGCCATGAATGAAGTGCGCCCCCTGTCCTCTGAGGTCGGGCTGCTGCCCAGGACGCATGGATCCGGACTTTTCAAGCGGGGACTGACTCAGGTGCTTACCGTATGCACGTTGGGGGCCCTGGGAGACGAACAGATCCTGGACGGGCTCTGGGAGGAAGAGTCCAAGCGTTATATCCATCACTATAATTTTCCGCCATACAGCGTTGGTGAAGCCAGAAGTCCCAGAGCGCCGGGAAGACGGGAGATTGGGCACGGACATTTGGCGGAACGGGCACTGGAGCCCATGATTCCTTCGGAAGACGAATTTCCGTATACCATTCGACTGGTGTCTGAGGTCTTAAGCTCCAATGGATCCACCTCCCAGGCAAGCGTTTGCGGGAGTACCCTTGCGCTGATGGATGCTGGTGTACCGATTAAGGCACCGGTTGCCGGCGTTGCCATGGGGCTGATCCAGGATGAGGAAACCGGTAAAGTGGTCATATTGACGGATATTCAGGGTCTGGAAGATTTCATGGGGGATATGGATTTCAAGGTTGCCGGAACGGCCAAAGGCATTACAGCCATTCAAATGGATATCAAGGTCAAGGGGATAAGTCGTGAAATCCTGGAACAGGCACTGGCTCAGGCAAAGGAAGGCAGACTGTTTATTCTGAATTCCATGCTGCAGGTTTTACCCGAGCCAAGAAAGTCTCTGTCGCCTTATGCCCCCAAGATCATTCAGACAACGATTCCTATCGATAAAATCCGTGATGTAATTGGTGCCGGCGGCAAGGTCATCAACAAGATCATTGCAGAGACCGGGGTGAAGATCGATATCGAAGAGGATGGACATGTTTATATTTCTTCTCCGGATTCAGTTGCAGCGGAAAAAGCACTGAAAATTGTGGAAAACATTACAAAGGACGTGGAAGTCGGAGAAGTTTATACCGGAAAGGTCAAGCGAATCATGAACTTTGGTGCGTTTGTGGAGATACTTCCGGGCAAGGAGGGCCTGGTTCACATATCCAAGCTGGCCCATAACCGAGTGGACAAAGTCGAGGATGTTGTCGGGGTAGGGGATGAATTAACCGTCAAGGTCATTGAGATTGACAGCCAGGGACGCATTAATCTTTCCCATAAGGATACCATACCGGCTCCGCCCGGATCCGATCGGTCGCGGAAAGAAAGTTCCGGGAAAAGGCTCGGCGATCATCACCGAAACGAAAACCGGTAA
- the rpsO gene encoding 30S ribosomal protein S15, translating to MDQKRKQEIIETYQLHDGDTGSAEVQIALLTERINHLNEHLKLHKKDHHSRRGLLMMVGRRRGFLNYLAKKDINRYRKIIEELNLRK from the coding sequence ATGGATCAGAAAAGAAAGCAAGAGATTATCGAAACTTATCAGCTCCATGATGGGGATACCGGTTCAGCCGAAGTGCAGATTGCCCTTCTGACAGAGCGAATCAACCATTTAAACGAGCATCTCAAGTTGCACAAAAAGGATCATCACTCCAGAAGAGGATTGTTGATGATGGTTGGGCGCAGAAGAGGCTTTTTGAATTATCTGGCAAAGAAAGATATCAATCGTTACAGAAAGATCATCGAGGAATTGAATTTGAGAAAATAG
- a CDS encoding bifunctional riboflavin kinase/FAD synthetase, which produces MRVIFNYDKNNRISQPCAIALGTFDGIHQGHRQLIAELKKQKQRYGRQTIVYTFLTHPLQVLEPEKAPSQIMLLSEKIKEFSRLGIDILVLNSFDHAFLHQTPRVFMDQLYDRYHIKTIVVGFNFHFGYQGTGDKTFLEAESREKGWDLICVPPVRFGDRVVSSSLIRSSLSEGRVEEAAKMLTRPYCIKGKVIHGYGRGRKMGFPTANLQFSNRKVLPKFGVYLTKCRLNGKMYWGMTNVGQNPTFSAKGLSIETYLPDFDGDLYGQTLNISFLIRLRGEMKFEGIPDLAKQMQQDVKNVKKLIYISNWL; this is translated from the coding sequence ATGAGGGTAATTTTTAATTATGACAAAAATAACAGAATAAGCCAGCCCTGCGCCATTGCACTTGGCACTTTTGATGGCATCCACCAGGGACATCGTCAACTGATTGCAGAACTGAAAAAGCAAAAGCAACGATATGGCCGCCAAACCATTGTCTATACATTTTTAACTCATCCACTGCAGGTTCTGGAGCCGGAAAAGGCTCCTTCCCAGATTATGCTTCTGAGCGAAAAAATAAAGGAATTTTCCAGACTGGGAATTGATATTTTGGTACTGAATTCCTTTGATCATGCTTTTTTACATCAAACGCCACGCGTTTTTATGGATCAATTGTATGATAGATACCATATTAAAACCATTGTCGTCGGATTTAATTTTCATTTTGGATATCAGGGAACCGGGGACAAAACCTTTCTGGAGGCGGAGTCGAGAGAGAAAGGCTGGGATTTGATCTGTGTTCCCCCTGTCCGATTCGGAGATAGGGTGGTGAGCAGCTCCCTGATTCGAAGCTCCCTTTCAGAAGGCAGAGTGGAGGAAGCTGCAAAGATGCTGACCAGACCATATTGCATCAAGGGAAAGGTGATTCACGGATATGGAAGGGGAAGGAAGATGGGTTTTCCCACTGCAAACCTTCAGTTTTCCAATCGAAAGGTCCTTCCAAAATTCGGAGTTTATCTGACGAAATGCCGTTTGAATGGGAAAATGTACTGGGGAATGACCAATGTAGGACAAAATCCCACCTTTTCAGCGAAGGGGCTGAGCATTGAAACTTACCTTCCGGATTTCGATGGTGATCTATATGGGCAGACGCTCAATATTTCCTTTCTTATCCGTCTGCGGGGGGAAATGAAATTTGAGGGCATTCCGGATTTGGCAAAGCAGATGCAGCAGGACGTAAAAAATGTCAAAAAGTTGATTTACATTTCCAATTGGTTATGA